A single genomic interval of Zunongwangia sp. HGR-M22 harbors:
- a CDS encoding DUF3883 domain-containing protein, with the protein MNTEILKNLITQYKEKFDEINQIEIYKWKAIKHFQDNWNIDAKDFPEMINEAMRLSKNLLDISNSFPKRMLIQNAEKSPEEVRNLMIDLFDEDKDYISRIKKFRGEFKKLNDLNFEGDNHYQGHKAVLVYLTLRFPERYYFYKYTMFQEYTKLIDYPYTPIQGRYENLVQYNHLCEITRSFLAEDQKLIKLHKERIDEQSYFDKNYHILTQDFIYSATRHLTKPDKQFSDKENIELIEDLNSKDLGSRESKTDFTARVTNHIENNIENKRIGDLGESWIVNYEIERLKDLGRDDLAKKVDYFAKNNGDGSGFDIISFDENGKKIYIEVKTTRGSFESAFFVSRNELEKSKIEQNDYYLYRLFNFDEKKKKADLKIIKGDLSMICTYPTEYRIKLS; encoded by the coding sequence ATGAATACAGAAATACTTAAAAACCTCATTACTCAATACAAAGAAAAATTTGATGAAATTAATCAAATAGAAATTTATAAATGGAAAGCAATAAAGCATTTTCAAGATAATTGGAATATTGACGCTAAAGATTTTCCAGAAATGATAAATGAAGCAATGAGGTTATCAAAAAATCTTTTAGATATCAGCAATTCATTTCCTAAAAGAATGTTGATCCAGAATGCAGAAAAATCACCAGAAGAGGTCAGAAATTTGATGATTGATCTCTTTGATGAAGATAAAGATTACATATCAAGGATAAAGAAATTTAGAGGAGAGTTTAAGAAATTAAATGATTTAAATTTTGAAGGTGACAACCATTACCAAGGTCACAAAGCAGTTTTGGTCTATTTAACACTAAGATTTCCTGAGAGATATTATTTCTATAAATACACAATGTTCCAAGAATATACAAAACTGATAGATTATCCATATACTCCAATTCAAGGGAGATACGAAAATTTAGTTCAATACAACCATTTATGCGAAATCACAAGAAGTTTCTTGGCGGAAGATCAAAAATTAATAAAGCTACATAAAGAACGTATTGATGAACAAAGCTATTTCGATAAAAACTATCATATTCTCACACAAGATTTTATTTATTCAGCTACAAGACATCTTACCAAACCAGATAAACAATTTTCAGATAAGGAAAATATTGAACTGATAGAAGACTTAAATTCTAAAGATTTAGGTAGTAGAGAATCAAAAACAGACTTCACAGCCAGAGTTACAAATCATATAGAGAACAATATTGAAAATAAAAGAATTGGCGATTTGGGTGAGTCATGGATAGTAAATTATGAAATAGAAAGATTAAAAGACTTAGGTAGAGACGATTTAGCCAAAAAGGTAGATTACTTTGCCAAGAATAATGGGGATGGAAGTGGCTTCGACATTATTTCTTTTGATGAAAATGGTAAAAAAATTTACATCGAAGTAAAAACTACAAGAGGATCTTTCGAATCTGCATTTTTTGTTTCAAGAAATGAATTAGAAAAAAGTAAAATTGAGCAAAATGATTATTATTTATACAGATTATTCAATTTTGATGAAAAGAAGAAAAAAGCTGATTTAAAAATAATTAAAGGTGATCTAAGTATGATTTGCACATATCCTACCGAATATAGAATTAAATTGAGTTAA
- a CDS encoding helix-turn-helix domain-containing protein — protein MSTATKNSHIGRKISRIRELRGMKQEALAAELGISQQSVSSLEQSEHIEDEKLERVAKALGVSKEAIENFNEDTIFNNINNFHDNSIQNNFNPVEKVIELYERLLEAEKEKNAYLEKLLDKK, from the coding sequence ATGAGCACAGCAACAAAAAACAGTCATATCGGTAGAAAGATTAGCCGAATCAGAGAACTTCGAGGAATGAAGCAGGAAGCTCTTGCCGCAGAATTAGGGATTAGTCAACAGAGTGTTTCTAGCTTAGAACAAAGTGAGCATATTGAAGATGAAAAGCTTGAAAGAGTGGCGAAAGCTTTAGGAGTAAGTAAAGAAGCTATTGAGAATTTTAATGAAGACACGATCTTTAATAATATTAATAATTTTCATGATAATTCTATTCAGAATAATTTCAATCCCGTTGAAAAGGTGATTGAATTATATGAACGTCTTCTAGAAGCAGAAAAAGAGAAAAATGCTTATTTAGAGAAGTTGTTAGATAAGAAATAG
- a CDS encoding outer membrane beta-barrel protein produces the protein MLQKLLIVVAILTSMVSFGQEVNFGVQGSYINMEGKSSNSLDNISSSGNSSGFYLGALVDFTLSDNFHLQPSVNYANADDVNFIIVPVLAQYYIQDSGFYLQAGPQGTFLLDNVSLEEIDLLNTFGLDLAFGAGYKITSNFFVEAKYSFELTNRFSKEVKDAADSEGIEVDSQFNAFSIGLGYKF, from the coding sequence ATGCTTCAAAAATTACTTATTGTAGTTGCAATTTTGACTTCTATGGTTTCTTTTGGCCAAGAAGTTAATTTTGGTGTTCAAGGAAGCTATATTAATATGGAGGGGAAATCTTCTAACTCTCTAGACAATATTTCTTCTTCTGGGAATTCATCTGGATTTTATCTAGGTGCATTGGTTGATTTTACATTATCAGATAATTTTCATTTACAACCTTCTGTTAATTATGCAAATGCGGATGATGTTAATTTCATAATCGTTCCAGTTCTCGCGCAATATTACATCCAAGATTCGGGCTTTTATCTTCAAGCCGGACCGCAAGGTACTTTTTTGCTAGACAACGTTTCATTAGAAGAAATTGATCTTTTAAATACTTTTGGTCTAGATTTAGCTTTTGGGGCTGGTTACAAAATTACTTCTAATTTTTTCGTAGAAGCAAAGTACAGTTTTGAACTAACTAACAGGTTCTCAAAGGAGGTAAAAGATGCCGCTGATTCTGAGGGTATCGAAGTTGATTCTCAATTTAATGCTTTCAGTATAGGACTAGGGTATAAATTCTAA
- a CDS encoding sigma-70 family RNA polymerase sigma factor, with product MRQLKIIKQTTNKNEPSLNFYLKDINPIALITGEEEVELTRKIKAGDQRALNTLITSNLRFVVSVAKQYQFQGLSLSDLIAEGNMGLIKAANRFDETRGFKFISYAVWWIRQGIVQSISENARVVRLPLNKIAVINKIRKANSELQQLLQRDASSEEISEFLQLPLAEIEQATKSNATYLSLDKPLTTDSDNLTLGHIIKSETDDPDQKLLTKSVSKEINQLMNVLKHREKEIIILLYGLNGREAKSLKDVSKYLGLTSERVRQIKEMGIFKLRNSPKTSNVFLDFF from the coding sequence ATGAGACAATTAAAAATTATTAAACAAACAACAAATAAAAATGAACCAAGTTTAAATTTTTATTTAAAAGATATTAATCCGATCGCACTTATTACAGGAGAAGAAGAAGTTGAACTTACCCGAAAAATAAAAGCTGGCGATCAAAGGGCTTTGAACACACTAATTACATCGAATTTAAGGTTTGTAGTTTCAGTGGCTAAGCAATACCAATTTCAGGGCTTAAGCTTATCAGATTTAATTGCTGAAGGAAATATGGGACTTATCAAAGCAGCCAATCGCTTCGACGAAACAAGAGGATTTAAATTCATTTCTTATGCTGTTTGGTGGATACGTCAGGGAATTGTACAATCAATCTCTGAGAATGCAAGGGTCGTAAGATTACCTCTAAATAAAATTGCTGTAATTAATAAAATTAGAAAAGCAAATTCAGAACTTCAGCAATTATTACAGCGAGATGCTTCTTCCGAAGAAATCTCCGAATTTTTGCAACTCCCTTTAGCAGAAATAGAACAAGCAACAAAAAGTAATGCCACATACCTTTCCTTGGATAAACCACTAACAACAGATAGCGACAATTTAACTTTAGGACATATTATTAAAAGTGAGACAGATGATCCTGACCAAAAACTTTTAACCAAATCAGTATCGAAGGAAATCAATCAATTGATGAACGTACTAAAACACAGGGAAAAAGAAATTATCATTTTATTATATGGTCTTAATGGACGCGAAGCTAAAAGCTTAAAAGATGTTAGTAAATATCTAGGCTTAACTTCAGAACGCGTTCGACAAATTAAGGAAATGGGAATATTTAAACTTCGTAATTCTCCGAAAACATCCAACGTTTTTCTAGACTTTTTTTGA